From the genome of Pseudoliparis swirei isolate HS2019 ecotype Mariana Trench chromosome 10, NWPU_hadal_v1, whole genome shotgun sequence, one region includes:
- the LOC130200667 gene encoding DENN domain-containing protein 2A-like, giving the protein MNTWKLYDRRRCTVIMAATKRMTITPDCIYSTVSREKKGCAGERSDFRISSEENKNAGKRREGAPKLPFTPLDNLSNQPGESPVMAHRKLSFDPHGNENLLVSHKIPRSNGGNIKNKISLWEEKQPTHPPITSGSLGQCADIKRTESLTKKSKTTDEPSAEGCRKVACKEKENPGKENFRNLVDSRPCSPVETGKQHRGTIKSNKPSGDNKGEESGRVVHKETQDHEKVEKLMGSRPCSPAVAVQQPGGTLRKSNERRNAEQTSQEKRSVFTLFKNLEAMGEKHGKTPPELGNYFSPPSKDKPAVQTSAAKGKQHQENVDTEPGAAPINPVPKPRRTFEHPATGPVGTSQRKAREQRNLPPLPSISTKTSSKPPSGVYGRPSGERVRDKVNRRSFEFEDLAGSTSRLSSRSLFQQHHYEDITDSSKENPYEDIELESQCSQQSLPSSPGADTTKTPRPGFFRQNSGFKLLDLRRTNQSPHSTSRGAVSSPPRLSPPSTPTEHTQHTDPYSRTCRRIPTVVLRINSIFEARIGKKHLRRIYHYAETSSGRVTDENSDSESEVEERAKAHRQRLVSVQSILSQPSQARYNSTNAGNGSLEHQRRLFEYFLVVSLQKSKAGAHYLPEVTQQFPPKLERSFKFMRETEDQLRIIPQFCFPDAKDWEPVENYPSEMFSFVLTGEDGSRRFGYCRRLLPSGKGKRLPEVYCIVSYLGCFNLFSKVLDEVERRRALSPALVQPFMRAIMEAQFPAPGRTITIKTFLPGSGTEVMELCRPSDSRLEHVDFECLFSCLSLRLLLQVLGSLLLERRVIFTADKLSTLSQCCHAVVALLYPFVWQHTYIPVLPSAMLDIVCTPTPFIVGLLSSSLPQLTELPLEEVLVVDLGNSRFLRQLDDEDSILPSKLQSALETVLERRRELANERGGDTPGDSGHLSTVVSEAFVRFFVELVGHYPLFTTGEREDGYSSSSSSPVTCSFQREGFRKAIPSKTVRRFLEVFMETQMFGWFIQERELHRQALRGLFEVRVQEYLNSIHENEHRRVNRFLKGLGNKIKFLSKK; this is encoded by the exons AATGAGAACCTCTTGGTGAGCCACAAGATCCCCAGATCCAATGGAGGCAACATCAAGAACAAGATTTCTCTGTGGGAGGAGAAGCAACCCACTCATCCACCCATTACCTCGGGTTCTTTAGGCCAGTGCGCCGACATAAAAAGGACAGAATCCCTCACGAAAAAGAGTAAAACTACTGATGAGCCGAGTGCAGAGGGTTGCAGGAAAGTAGCCTGTAAGGAGAAGGAAAACCCTGGCAAAGAGAATTTCAGAAATCTTGTGGATTCAAGGCCCTGTTCACCTGTTGAAACTGGAAAACAGCACAGAGGGACGATCAAGAGCAACAAGCCCAGTGGAGACAACAAAGGGGAGGAGAGCGGCAGAGTTGTGCACAAGGAAACGCAAGATCACGAGAAGGTAGAAAAGCTCATGGGCTCAAGGCCCTGCTCTCCTGCAGTGGCAGTACAGCAGCCAGGGGGGACGTTGAGGAAAAGCAATGAAAGAAGAAACGCAGAACAAACCAGCCAGGAGAAGAGATCTGTATtcaccctttttaaaaacctgGAGGCCATGGGGGAGAAGCACGGGAAAACCCCCCCAGAGCTCGGAAACTACTTCAGCCCGCCGAGCAAGGACAAGCCGGCGGTTCAAACGAGTGCAGCGAAAGGGAAGCAGCACCAGGAGAACGTGGACACAGAGCCAGGGGCGGCCCCCATCAACCCAGTGCCCAAACCCAGACGCACCTTTGAGCATCCAGCCACCGGCCCTGTTGGGACAAGTCAGAGGAAGGCCAGAGAGCAGAGGAACCTCCCCCCGCTGCCCTCCATCTCCACAAAGACCTCCTCAAAACCTCCATCGGGTGTCTACGGGAGACCCAGTGGAGAGAGAGTCCGGGACAAAGTCAACAG GAGATCCTTCGAGTTTGAAGACCTCGCAGGGTCAACGAGTCGGCTCTCCTCTCGCTCACTGTTTCAGCAACATCACTACGAAGACATCACAG ACTCGTCCAAGGAGAACCCGTATGAGGACATCGAGCTGGAGAGTCAATGCTCCCAGCAGTCTTTGCCCTCCTCTCCTGGTGCCGATACAACCAAG ACCCCGAGGCCCGGCTTCTTCAGGCAGAATTCAGGCTTCAAGCTGCTGGACCTGCGGAGAACCAACCAGTCGCCCCACAGCACCAGCAGAGGGGCCGTTTCATCCCCACCCCGGCTTagccctccctccacccccactGAACACACGCAACACACTGATCCCTACAGCCGCACCTGCCGTAGGATACCAacg gtTGTACTGAGAATCAACAGCATCTTTGAGGCTCGGATCGGCAAGAAACATCTGCGAAGGATCTATCATTACGCTGAGACGAGCTCGGGAAGAG TTACAGATGAGAACAGTGACTCTGAGAGTGAGGTGGAAGAAAGAGCAAAAG CTCATCGTCAGCGTCTCGTGTCAGTCCAGTCCATACTGAGCCAACCAAGCCAGGCCCGCTACAACAGCACCAACGCTGGAAACGGCTCTCTGGAACACCAGCGTCGGCTCTTTGAGTATTTCCTAGTTGTGTCGCTGCAGAAGTCGAAGGCCGGTGCCCACTATCTGCCAGAGGTCACACAGCAGTTCCCTCCAAAG CTGGAGCGGAGCTTCAAGTTCATgagggagacggaggaccaGCTGAGGATCATTCCTCAGTTCTGTTTCCCTGATGCAAAAGACTGGGAGCCGGTGGAGAACTACCCAAG TGAGATGTTCTCCTTTGTGTTGACTGGAGAGGATGGGAGCAGGAGGTTCGGATACTGCCGGCGTTTACTG CCCAGTGGAAAAGGTAAACGTCTCCCAGAAGTCTACTGTATTGTCAGTTATCTCGGCTGCTTCAACCTGTTCTCCAAG GTGCTGGATGAGGTGGAGAGGCGAAGGGCTTTGTCTCCGGCTCTTGTGCAGCCCTTTATGCGAGCCATCATGGAGGCTCAGTTTCCAGCTCCAGGCAGAACCATCACCATCAAAACGTTCCTCCCCGGCTCCGGCACTGAG GTGATGGAGCTCTGTCGGCCCTCCGACTCGCGGCTGGAGCACGTGGACTTCGAGtgtctgttctcctgtctgagTCTGCGCCTGCTGCTCCAGGTGTTGGGGTCTCTGCTGCTGGAGCGGAGGGTCATCTTCACCGCTGACAAGCTCAG CACTCTCTCCCAGTGCTGCCACGCCGTCGTGGCGCTGCTCTACCCCTTTGTGTGGCAGCACACCTACATCCCCGTGCTGCCCTCGGCCATGCTGGACATCGTCTGCACTCCGACCCCGTTCATCGTGGGCCTGCTGTCCAGCTCCCTGCCCCAGCTCACCGAGCTGCCCCTGGAGGAG GTTCTGGTTGTGGATCTCGGAAACAGTCGGTTTCTCAGACAA TTGGACGATGAGGACTCCATCCTGCCCTCTAAGCTCCAATCAGCCCTGGAGACAGTtctggagaggagaagagagctggctaacgagagaggaggagacacaccTGGTG attCTGGCCATCTTAGCACTGTGGTGTCCGAGGCCTTCGTGCGTTTCTTCGTGGAGCTGGTGGGCCACTATCCACTCTTCACCACGGGTGAACGGGAAGACGGCtactcgtcctcttcctcctccccggtCACTTGCTCCTTCCAGCGTGAGGGTTTTCGCAAAGCAATCCCATCTAAGACCGTGCGTCGCTTCCTCGAGGTCTTCATGGAGACCCAGATGTTCGGCTGGTTCATCCAGGAGAGGGAGCTCCACAGACAGGCTCTGAGAG GGCTGTTTGAAGTGAGGGTGCAGGAGTATCTAAACTCCATCCACGAGAATGAACATCGGAGGGTTAACAGGTTTCTCAAAGGATTGG gaaacaaaattaaatttctTTCCAAGAAATAA